ATATTGTCACTATGTTTTTAAAGACGGGAAAGATATATTGCCCGCTCTTAACAAAACATTAGAGAAAGATGTGGGTGGGTCACAGTATGCTTGAGTAGTGAAGGCTGCTGAAATATGCAAACAAAGTAAAGCGCCATGTGGAAGTCATCAAACAATTAAAAGATGTGAATATCCGACTCAGCCCACCCTTGTGTAAGGAGAATATCCTTCGCAGACTGTTCCATTGCTTGGGGTCCGCATATCAGCACCATACTGCTTTCCTCGGGACTTGCCCACTCGTGAATCAACTGCGCCGAGATTCTCCCTTGGCGACCTTTCCAGTTCGCTGAACATTTTGTCAGTGTATGTACGACGGTACACTTTTCGCTATCCTGTGCTGTGTATGTGTCAAGCTCATCGCGGCACAGAATATCTTCTTCCAACCTGTTTCCGTCCAGCACAACGCATCTTGTCGGGTCACTTGAATCTTGCATGACCGCCCGTAAAACCTGGAAGATTGGCGTGATGCCTGTGCCTCCACAGATCATTTTGAAAGATTTGACATGACGCTTTTTGCCACCGATGAGTACCTGGCCATTACCCAGGTATTCGAAGCGACCTGTCGGTCCCTTGCAGTCAATCTCCGTTCCCAGCGGGAGTTGATCAAGAGCCATGGTCATTTTCCCACCGGGCACGTCCGTGGTTGGATGGTAGATCTTGACGAGCAGTTCCATTCGTCCTTGCATGTTGGTTTCTGAGATGGGGGTGTAGGACCGAATGATAGGTTCTTTGCTGACAGGGTCATTTACTTTGATCATCAGGTGCTGACCGATGGGCAGACCCAGAAGCTGCGCTTCGTGTTCCAGCTGGAAGACGAAAATCTTGGTGTCCCATGAGACTGTCTTCTTTTCAGATAACCGAAGCTTCGACCAGGCATTTGATTGTAGGAAAACCGGGCGCTTCTCTCCTGTCGTTGGATTGGAGTTGGATTGGAGGGCTTTCAGAGCCTCTGGTAGTAATGTGCCAATGTGATAatccggcatcatcaatTTTGCCGTTTCGCTATCTATAAAACTTGTTAGCGCGAGCTCTGAAAATAAATGTGAGGTTtcgtcctcttttttttcttgacttACGAATTGCGAGAAAGTCTTCCGACACGTCGAGACCAGCAGACGATGTTATGCTGATTGCTCCTCCGGGATGGCCCTCGAGGAACTTTGTGCCATCGTAGACTTCGCCGTTGACCACAAACCATGGCTCTCCACTGTCGCTGTGGGCTTTGAGCTCGTCGAAACTGATCAGCCGGCTCACGCCGTCTTTTTTCATGCTGATCTCCTTTACTGGCTCTTTTTCCCGAGGCTCCTCGCCTTGCTGTCTCTCCCCCCAGTAGCCGTTGGCGAGATCCCCCCCGGCCTTTTTCACTTTCTCCATCCAACCTCCAGCTTGGGTTGGATGCGTGGGATGTTCAAACCGCAAACTATTGCCATCCCTGGTGATTGTCACTCGAAACCACGGGTTATTCATCATGCCGAGAACGGACCAGTACATGTCGCGTGGTTGAACGGACATGGCATCGTCCATGGctcggagaagaagggcatCGCTGTTTTCCAAGTCCGCCACGGGGATAGCAAGAGACCAGAATGACCAGCAAAAACAGGTCTCTCGCTGCCACATGTCGACTTTTCCACCAAATAATTCCCCTTCGTATTCTCGATATCTGTCCTCGGCATAGTTGATGTCTGCCAAGCGCCATGCTATTCAAAAGagacgaaagaaaaaagaaatcccagATTAGCGAGATTCTATCATGGCAACAGTGATTTGCGTGAACTCACATTTGCCCTTGTCCAGCGAGAGCTCTACTCTTGTAATTCTCCGACCTCCTCCGGCGTACGCGTACCCTTTTGCTGTGTAAAACTCTCCACTTGTGGTCAGGTCGAGTCTCTCTTCATGGGCTGGGTAGACCGTGGCCGAGTTGACATTTAGATCGTAAATCGCATATCGTTCGTCCGTCCACCAGTTCTTATTTTGCGCCGACATCTCGGGAGAGACCATGGTCCTGCATCAATCACGGTTAGATTTTGTAGACGCCCATACATTCCAGAGATGCTCAAACTCACGGAAGAACCCGATTGTCATAAACATGATACCAATTGTCGCTCGGAGCATCCGTGACGATCAATCTGGTCAACCATTTCACACTACGACCGCCAATCTGGCCGGGGACAACCACTCGGAGCGGGCGTCCATGATCGGGTGTGAGCGGTTCTCCGTTCATTTTGTATGCCAACATGATGCCTTTATTTCGGTCCATCGCCCAGTTGAGTTTGACCGAAGTTCCATAAAACCCATTTGGCTACCAATCCTCATTCCCGCGTCAGTCTTCGTTCGGGATGCACTCGTGCTCTTTGCAAACACAGTGAGGACGAGTCTTACCAATTTATCCGCGCCTTCCATGCACACAAACTTGGCCCTGCGAAGGGGTCGGGCGCTCCGTAAGATATCCGCCATCATTGGACCTGTGAACAGAGCCGTGGAGAGTCCTGCTGGACCCCAGGAGAATCCTTTGGATTTGCGGACCGTGTTCTGCTCCTTTCGCCGATTGCCTGCACAGACAAGTGTGATAGGGGCCGTGATCTGATCGTACTTTTCCAGAATGTCTCGCATCGTCAAAGTGATTGGGTTTTCAACAAGCCTGTGGTTCTCGGATGAGTGGCGGATGGTCAGGACATGAATCGTGATTGAGAAGGTTGATGGAAGTATATACTCACCCTTCAATGCGGACTTGCCACTCTGGGATATCCTGGTCCCGTACCTGCGGTACTGGTCCATGATTGCGAACGTAAAATAATTCAGGGGAGGTGAGAAATCCTGGTCATTGGTCAGTCTATACCCATTTATTTCCCCGTTAttgctcttttctttccagaGAAAGACTGGGGGAGAGGGGCGAGAGAGGTGTCCGTATCTGCGTGTTGAAGACCTTACCTTCATCGAACAATGCTGTCAACGGAGGCTCTGAGTTGAATGGATGTACTCCTGTTAATCGCAAAAGTCTCGGGTCACGCGGGACATGAAGATCTGGAGTTCCCTTGTCAAGTTCGAGGATTTCGGTTGTACGAAAAGACggtggagggagaggaatATCGACTTCTTGTGGTGTTGGAAGATCGTGCAATGGTATCGTTGGCGATTTCTTTAATGAAGCATTATCGACCTCGACGTCAAAGTACAGAGGAGTCGGAGCCCTCGTGGGGATGGTTGCCATAGTGTCTGATGAATCAATAGATGTGTCGAAATACAGGTTGACAATTTCGTCTTCAATCTGTCTAGGTCACTCGGCTAGGAGTAGGAAAGCTGATTTTATGAGCGATGTTACCCACTATACCTATTTAAACTAGGGTCTGCTACCATCGCTCTCTGCTATATAGTTCTCAAGAGCCTGGACAATTAGTTTTCCCGCATTGGGGGTAGAAGGCTCCCCTAGTCATTCCAGCAATCAGCCTTTGCGCGCTCCAGCCCACGTCACCAGTtaatgaagaagatctgtCTGTGGATGGATCTCCGCGGATCCATAGCTCTGCGTGCGCCTGGTTCACAAACCAATGGCATTCGAAACCAAGCGGCTCAATTCCTTGACGAGATTTACCTCTGTTCGCAACGCCTTCCAAACGTCCGATCGTCTTTGATAGTCTACGTGCCTCCCTATCTATAGATCCGCGGGGACCAATCACCGCCCGAGATTGCTTATCACCGCTGATGAACGGGTTGGCGGGTCCAGGCCTCGCGTGGATCTGATCTTGTCTTCACTGGGCATGTGGGCTATCGCTGGTTATCGCCATGCATGGAGACCCCGCGGAGCCTTCGATAAGTGCTTCTGAAGCATCTCCGCGGAAGCTTGTGTGGCGTGAGGTTGATCTGAAACCCAATGTCGAGTCGTGCTGCAGTGCCTGGATGTTCCGAGACCCTTGCCCGGTGTAGCCCGTGCCGAAAAAGACGCAGTATCCTTGCACCAAGTAGTCAATGGTACTACCTGCTCAAGTGGTAGTGATGATAATACCACCTTGACGGTCATGCCATACCCAGTGATGAGTAATGTCAATTCGATTCCTCTCAAAAAGTCCAGGCAATCCCCAGTTTTGCAGCGTAGAGGAATGAGTTTTGCTTTGCGCTTTAATCTTCCGTCTTCTTCACATTCACCATGCCCCCAGTATTAGATGGGCTTCGGCATAGCGAGCCGATCGACGGCAGCGCCAGTCCGCGTGTTCACCCTCAGCATGACAAGTCGCGACAAAAGATTGTCATTGTTGGGCTGGGGATGGTAGCGATCGCTTTCATGTAAATCGTCTCCCCTCGTCTCCAGAGAAATGCGGGTCATTTTTGCCTTGACGTGTGGATATTGACATGCCCCCTCAAACAGTGAAAAATTGATTAAACAAGACACGGCCGGCCAGTACGACATTCTCGTAATCGGAGAAGAGCCATACATTGCCTACAATCGAGTAGGCTTGTCGACGTTCTTTGAGCATCGCAAGATCGAGGACTTGTACCTCGAGCCAACGGAATGGGTAAGTCATCTTCTTTCTCTGAGGACGGCAATCATTTACGTTTg
This genomic window from Penicillium oxalicum strain HP7-1 chromosome III, whole genome shotgun sequence contains:
- a CDS encoding Nitrate reductase [NADPH] produces the protein MATIPTRAPTPLYFDVEVDNASLKKSPTIPLHDLPTPQEVDIPLPPPSFRTTEILELDKGTPDLHVPRDPRLLRLTGVHPFNSEPPLTALFDEGFLTSPELFYVRNHGPVPQVRDQDIPEWQVRIEGLVENPITLTMRDILEKYDQITAPITLVCAGNRRKEQNTVRKSKGFSWGPAGLSTALFTGPMMADILRSARPLRRAKFVCMEGADKLPNGFYGTSVKLNWAMDRNKGIMLAYKMNGEPLTPDHGRPLRVVVPGQIGGRSVKWLTRLIVTDAPSDNWYHVYDNRVLPTMVSPEMSAQNKNWWTDERYAIYDLNVNSATVYPAHEERLDLTTSGEFYTAKGYAYAGGGRRITRVELSLDKGKSWRLADINYAEDRYREYEGELFGGKVDMWQRETCFCWSFWSLAIPVADLENSDALLLRAMDDAMSVQPRDMYWSVLGMMNNPWFRVTITRDGNSLRFEHPTHPTQAGGWMEKVKKAGGDLANGYWGERQQGEEPREKEPVKEISMKKDGVSRLISFDELKAHSDSGEPWFVVNGEVYDGTKFLEGHPGGAISITSSAGLDVSEDFLAIHSETAKLMMPDYHIGTLLPEALKALQSNSNPTTGEKRPVFLQSNAWSKLRLSEKKTVSWDTKIFVFQLEHEAQLLGLPIGQHLMIKVNDPVSKEPIIRSYTPISETNMQGRMELLVKIYHPTTDVPGGKMTMALDQLPLGTEIDCKGPTGRFEYLGNGQVLIGGKKRHVKSFKMICGGTGITPIFQVLRAVMQDSSDPTRCVVLDGNRLEEDILCRDELDTYTAQDSEKCTVVHTLTKCSANWKGRQGRISAQLIHEWASPEESSMVLICGPQAMEQSAKDILLTQGWAESDIHIF